CTGTAAGAAGATGTCTCACATTTTAAGAGATCGATATTAAAATCACCCATGATTATAACGCGTTTCCCAAAAGATGTAAAATTTTCGATACTCTGGTCAAAATATAATTGAAAGCGATCAGGTGAATTATGTTGCCTGTAAATTATTCTGCaaattatgtttttgtttttgtcaaaggATATCTGAACCCACAAAGCTTGAATGGATTCATTAGAAGTCTTTTCTAAAATATGATAATTCAGTGATTCATCGATAAACATTCCAACACCCCCTGAGGGGGTTGGAACGTGTTTAAAAGGTGTAACCTGTTATTTTAGCAACACAAAATTGTGAATTTACATTAGTAATTTTTGTTTCCGAAATTTCTATaatattgaaatgaaagtttagTTCTTGTAAAAGATGAGTCTGAAGATTTTCTAGGTTAGGATTCAAACTAACCATATGCATGTTATtgtgaaaaacagaaaaagtagAGTCAGCTAAAGAAATTTTAGTTCTCATTTAATACTGAAAGTGTGTGGAGAGTAAAATCGACTGTTAACTCTGTAGGGAAATTGATTATCCGAGTTGATGTTATCACTTAAGGCTGTATTTAAGGAAAACAAATCTAGGTCATATAAACCAGAAAGCTTGTTTAAGTCTCGTTTAGTTTTGTAAGGTGATGAAAAAGAATTATTAAACTGGCCATGGATTTCCGCTAAATTTCCAGTGTAGCCATAATATGGCAATTCCTTTAAATCATTGTTTGATGCTCCTACTACAGTCGGTTTTCTCCTACCTTTCATATTAAAagtaaaacaacatatttaAGATTAATTTCCACTTAGCTGACATGCTTCATTCAATCTGATCGAAGTTGAGACGATTCAAGCATTTGTAGATTTCTCAGATCATTGATTGACTTCAAACGAATCACTCCTGATGTGTCTGTCTTGCGAAGGAAAATTCCGGCTTCCTTGGCCCAGCACCACTTGTAATTGTAAGCATTCTGATGTTCCTTCGCAGCGCGGAGAAGATCTTGCAATCTAGGCGTAAGGTGTGGAAAGATTAAAATACGATTAACAATGGAAGTAGGAGGGAGCCCCAAGGCCTCTGCAGTAAGTTAACCAGAGTTACTCCTCGAAGCTAAAACTGTATCGCGAGTCAGCCTTCTTGTAAACTTgcaaacaatagggtttggtcttGTTGGACGGCCATTGTTAGGAAGGGTATCGACCGCACTGCACCATTTTAAGGGCCTGTTTTCAAGAGGGAGGGTAACCCTGGTGCTAGGATTACCCAAGCACTCaaacgtttctttgttttttcctgGCGGCGTGTTTATAAGGcagatagggttaccctggcaCCTTATCTGAGAGCAAGGGTTACCCTTGTACGAGGGTAACGCTACTTGCCTTGTAAACCCTCTTCTAGTGATTTGGCTTTCTACAACGCCACTAAGTTAAATAAGTTAAACGATTTGCCGTTGGTCAGTTTTGCAAATGATCTCGAGGTCCGTAAATTTCAATCTGTAAAATAACAGTTTTCATTGGAAATTTACAGAAACACTTAGGTTTTGTTTGGTCACGCAAGACGGAATACGTCAACCAGGCACGAAATGACCCGGTTGATAAGGTAACCCAAGCtagaaattttgcatttaaaCCAGGGCTATTCTTTTACCGTCTTGCTTGGGTAACCATTGCAACAGGGTAACTCTACCTGCTTGCAAGTGGGGCCTAAAGATGTAAACTGTCTTATGCCATTTAGGAAGCTATTTGAACCACGCTAAAAGTTGACCTTGATGCCTGGGTTTCCGTTCAGAAATTCCCTCGAATTAAAACAACGCCGACCTTGAGGCCGGAATCCAAAGATTTTCTTCATGATCCTTTTAGGTTGACTAGTACGAGTTCCGTGGAGCGGAGTAAAGTCGACTTGCAAATCGTCTTAAGTGATTTTAAAAGTCTATGACTAAAAAGTCGTTTTGAATGATTAGAAGTCCTTTTTAGTCTATCTTAATTTTTTGGATGGATGGCCTATCCGGGCTCGGTCCGTAGTAATATTATTTGAACCAATGTTCTAGATAAGCGTTTTCCTTCGAAGGACATCTGCAGCTTCCTTACAGTTTGTCTATCTGTCGGCAATGCTTTGGTACTCCGTTCCTCGTCACTACTCAGTCTCATTTAACAGCCCCAGAGCCCTTTCCATTCCCAATCATATTCTGAGCCGTAACCCAATACGGGCAGAACTGTTAACTGAAATACGGGATtaccgagttcaataatttcAATGGTTCTTTCTTGAGAATGGCATTGCATTTCACATTTACTAGTCTGTTTTCTATAGAGGCGGCAGtaatgttttataatatgcagTGTGATTTTTTGAATGGAGACGATTAaccttaagcctggttttcacaagcGCAAGAACAAAAGCAAGAATAAGAACggttatttcaccgtgaaaacggggttatCTGGGTTTTCCTTGTGcctgcgcttatgcttgcgttatgttgacgttcgttttcacttagctACATATGCTTGCACTTGAgattgcgtcgctagtgaaaaccaggctaaaaaagtaaatttgtacATTGCCCATCACTTTTCCCCAAAAGTTTGcagttttcttttcatcttaTTTTATTCTAATTTTTTCTCTACCATAAGTGCTGTTACGAGAGTCAGAAAACGTTCCGACAAAAATACATGCACACCTTGCCTATTTAAGCTAGTTATACAATAAAGACAAAACACTTACCTTTTTGGCCCGAGAGAATCTCACTTTTGCATAGAGAATAAGTCATCTTGAATGCGTACTCTTAGCGCGCTCCTTTTCACCAATCCCCGCCGCTTTCGTTCTTTTACAAGACAATCTTTGACTAACATTAACCGTAATTGTCTTGGAAGAGAGATGATTCTCCTGAGTCGCAGATTAATGGCCGCATTTACTTTTGAAATGGCTAATTCGTCGGAGATGCATTATACACAAAGGTAAATTTAGGAATTAAAACGACCACACGGATTGTACGTCTGAGAAGAATTGCACATCTCTTTGTTACGACGCGTAAAACAGAAATCATTGATCTCAGCAGAGTAACGCGTTTGGTCgccttttttgacccctaagaCAAATGTCACCAAATTTGGGTGGGTCCTCCGTGTAAGACAGCCACCAAATTTAGGTGGGTACTTTAAAATCTGTGTCACAACGTGGCTTcagggtttgaaaaaaaattaataaaaatttgCGAGGATTGAAAAATCGTTTCAAAAGcttttaaagtgcatatgataAAGAATTGAGTAGCTTGTTCAAAAACGCTTTCACAGAAAGCGAAAAAAGggcgtttattttattgtgctAGCTATCTTGGTTTCATCTTGATTCATCCAAATTAACGGAATTGTGACAAAATGGAATATCAGAGTGCAAGTCTCCAGTTGAGGAGCAACTGGAGAGAGTGCAAGTCTCCAGTTGAGCAGCAACTGGAGAGAGTGCAAGTCTCCAGTTGAGCAGCAGCTGGAGACGGGGCACAAGTCTCCAGTTGAGCGGCAGCTGGAGACGGGGCACAAGTCTCCAGTTGAGCGGCAGCTGGAGACGGGGCACAAGTCTCCAGTTGAGCGGCAGCTGGAGACGGGGCACAAGTCTCCAGTTGAGCGGCAGCTGGAGACGGGGCACAAGTCTCCAGTTGAGCGGCAGCTGGAGACGGGGCACAAGTCTCCAGTTGAGCGGCAGCTGGAGACGGGGCACATGGAGACGGGGCACAAGTCTCCAGTTGAGCGGCAGCTGGAGACGGGGCACATGGAGACGGGGCACAAGTCTCCAGTTGAGCGGCAGCTGGAGACGGGGCACATGGAGACGGGGCACAAGTCTCCAGTTGAGCGGCAGCTGGAGACGGGGCACAAGTCTCCAGTTGAGCGGCAGCTGGAGACGGGGCACAAGTCTCCAGTTGAGCGGCAGCTGGAGACGGGGCACAAGTCTCCAGTTGAGCGGCAGCTGGAGACGGGGCACAAGTCTCCAGTTGAGCGGCAGCTGGAGACGGGGCACAAGTCTCCAGTTGAGCGGCAGCTGGAGACGGGGCACAAGTCTCCAGTTGAGCGGCAGCTGGAGACGGGGCACAAGTCTCCAGTTGAGCGGCAGCTGGAGACGGGGCacaaactaactaactaactaactggGTACAACTAAATTTTAGTATGTCCCAATTGGTCTATTGCATAGGGTCTTTTGTGACTTTATTACTCTCTAAAGTGCTTTTTCTAATGTACGAGGTTTCTTGAAATGCGCAAACGAtttcattgcaaaaaaaatcatATAGTGTGTTAAATACACCAAGGGAACCAAGctataataaaataaaagcttGAAGCTTTAAGGACAttcgcgcgaaaatcttcccaGGGTGAAATTTGTTTTACTTCTCGCCTGACGTTAGGACATAAATATTAACAAGAAAATGGCGGAGAGAGAGGGAAGGGAAATATACCTTAATTTCGATAGATGGGTCATAAAATATTAATCacttttacttgttttttaatcAATACCTGGcgtttaaaccaatcagatgattacacaatttttttcacGAACGAGAGAAGTTTCATGAATAAGAAAAATTTTGTGAACAATTAGCAACCTGGTGATTGCTTTTAATTCACAAAGTAGTAGTGAAATAGAGGGGTCATTCGAGCGAGTGGAAAAGCGAACGAGGCATTATTTGCATTAAACTGACGTATTTGTATTAATTCAATGAATTTGTGGTGAATAGTGGATTTTCAGTTggcaaagcaaacaaaaaataaacagaataaaatgaagaaataaaattgaataaatTCATTTTATGCAAGGTAAATAATTATAGGCTGAAttaaattgcttaaaatttctgtTGAACGAAATTAAAGGGGAAATTTGACACAACCAAAGGTAATAAACAGTATAAAGCCAAATTTAAACAGAAATAAAGGAAGTGAGATAGATATTTTTCACATGTTTTTACAC
The sequence above is a segment of the Montipora foliosa isolate CH-2021 chromosome 2, ASM3666993v2, whole genome shotgun sequence genome. Coding sequences within it:
- the LOC137991803 gene encoding skin secretory protein xP2-like; this encodes MTALAKCVHQTAAQLETCAPSPAAAQLETCAPSPAAAQLETCAPSPAAAQLETCAPSPAAAQLETCAPSPAAAQLETCAPSPAAAQLETCAPSPAAAQLETCAPSPCAPSPAAAQLETCAPSPCAPSPAAAQLETCAPSPCAPSPAAAQLETCAPSPAAAQLETCAPSPAAAQLETCAPSPAAAQLETCAPSPAAAQLETCAPSPAAAQLETCAPSPAAAQLETCTLSSCCSTGDLHSLQLLLNWRLAL